The genomic interval CTATGCAAATTGATGCGGGTACTTATGCTGTAAATGCAGCGGCGATTGCAGAGAAAATGTTGAATATCAGATATTAGTAACTTAGATGGAAGGGAATTTTAATCCATGTGGAAAGAACTGATTTCCGTTTTAATGAAGATTTTGGATGTATATAAACAGCTATTGATTTTAAGTAATGAAAAACGTATGGTCATTGTAAAAGTACAGATGAAAGAACTCGAAAAGATTGTGGGACAAGAACAGGGCATGATTGCGGCAATCGGTAAATTGGAGCAACAGCGTGAAGCTGCGCTTACAGCATTATTAGCCGAAGAAAATATTTCCGCACCAAATCAGCATTTGCTCGATTTGGTCATGTTTTGCGATGAAAAAACAGGCAATAAGATCACAGAACTTCATCAACAGTTCAAAGAAACGTTAGGGGCACTTGACGAAAATAACAAGATGAATAATCATTTGCTGACGCAAGCATTATCTGTGGTGAATTATAATTTGAATCTATTGTCAGAGACGAGTGTCGGTCCGACTTATGCGCAGCAGGGAAGAGAACAAGTTTCTAGTGTAAAACGGTTTGACTATAAGGCGTAATGAAAGGAAGCATATTGAATGAAACAATTAACGGTGATTTTAAAAATGCAAAGTACGCTTTATGGACAATTGCTTCAATTAAGCAAACAGCAAACAGAAAAATTGGTTGCAAATGATGCGATAGAGGTACAAAAAGCTGCAAAAGAGATAGAAAAAATTATGCAGCAGTTATCTAAGCTGGAGATACAGCGTCAAGAGAGTATAACTGCATGCAGAGCGGCTTATAAAATGAGTGAGAATCTTACCCTTAGACAGCTGATTGAAAAGATTCCAAATCATACCGAAGATAAAGAAAATGCGGTACATCTTGTAATTGATTTAGAAGAAAAGACAGCAGAACTGAAGGAATATATCAATCAAAATAAGATTTTACTCGAAAAGGCGATGCAGTTTATTGATTTTAATGTGAATCTGATAACGAGTACGTCGGCTGGAACAACATATGCAGCGAAAGGGCAGGAAGGTACTGCCGTGAGTAAAAGAAAAATGTTTGACCAATCAATATGAAGAAATGAGAGTGATGATATATGCGATCTACATTTGCAGGCTTAAATACAATGGTTCGCGGATTGATGACCGGTCAATTGCAATTGGATACAGTCGGGCATAATATTACGAATGCAAATACTGAACAATACTCAAGACAAAGGGTCGAGACTATTGCTACACCATCTCAAACAATCTACAATTCTTATGGAACTGTTCAAATTGGAACAGGGGTTGACGCACCAGCGATCAATAGATTACGTGATGTATATGCGGATCGACAATATTGGCAGGAACAATCCAGTACGAAGTATTATACTGCACAACAATTGAATTATGATAAAGTTGAGACAATATTTGATGAAAGCACTGATTCAGGGTTGCAAACTGTGTTAAATAATTTTGAAGGAATTTGGGGAACTTTGTCTGGCAGTAAAGCGAGTGATTATAGTACGCGTGTTCAAGTTCGTGAGTACGGCAAGGACTTAGCAACCAAAATTACTAGTGATGTTGAAAAATTCCAAGATTTAATTGAGGACAATAATAGTTCTATTGAACTGAAAGTTGAAAGTGTAAATCAATTAACGAGTTCAATCTATCTTTTGAACAAAAAAATTGTACAACAAGAGGCCACTGGTGGGATGGCAAATGATCTTCGGGATAGCCGTGATCTATTAGTGGATAAATTATCTGCTTTAATTAATATCGAAGTTACTGAGAAGGATAATGGTAGTTACTCGATTACTTCAAATGGCAATACTTTGGCCGATGGTGATGGTTCTATGGAAC from Massilibacillus massiliensis carries:
- a CDS encoding flagellar protein FlgN, which translates into the protein MKQLTVILKMQSTLYGQLLQLSKQQTEKLVANDAIEVQKAAKEIEKIMQQLSKLEIQRQESITACRAAYKMSENLTLRQLIEKIPNHTEDKENAVHLVIDLEEKTAELKEYINQNKILLEKAMQFIDFNVNLITSTSAGTTYAAKGQEGTAVSKRKMFDQSI
- a CDS encoding flagellar protein FlgN, which gives rise to MWKELISVLMKILDVYKQLLILSNEKRMVIVKVQMKELEKIVGQEQGMIAAIGKLEQQREAALTALLAEENISAPNQHLLDLVMFCDEKTGNKITELHQQFKETLGALDENNKMNNHLLTQALSVVNYNLNLLSETSVGPTYAQQGREQVSSVKRFDYKA